A stretch of Prunus dulcis chromosome 6, ALMONDv2, whole genome shotgun sequence DNA encodes these proteins:
- the LOC117630261 gene encoding disease resistance protein RUN1-like, whose product MALVRAARKTSSSHTCRYYRYDVFLSFRGQDTRKTFTDHLYTALDNARFHTFRDDDEVERGEGIKAELHKAIKHSRTSVIVFSKSYASSRWCLDELVMILERKRLSADHVVLPVFYDVDPSDLRKQTGSLAKAFARHQKTQPSNKVKEWREALEEVADLAGMVLQNQADGHESKFINKIVQVIREKLRCRPLNVPHIMIGMHSRVNELNLWLQDGSDDVGIFVIYGLSGIGKTTIAKFVYNTNFRRFEGSSFIENIREISQQPNGLVQIQIQLLSDIFIGRKVKIHSVSEGMTEIEDAISSKRVFLVLDNVDHISQLDAVIGMKDKFYPGSKIIITTRRAGLLKAHQVTKVHAVQFLDNKESLELLSWHAFGQDHPIEDYIECSEKLVDHCGGLPLALQVLGSSLLGESIGVWKSALEKLKAIPNGEIVNKLRVSYDSLQDDHDQKLFLHIACFFIGKDKDYIVKILDGCDFYPIVGIQNLIDRCLVIIDEWDKVQMHDLIRGMGREIVRLESNEPWKRSRVWHHKDSFKILMEKKGTEKIEGLVLDMHMCPTINSNQKVLETSAFSRMWELKLLHLSHVQLNGSYVEFCTGLRWLCWTKFPLDSIPVDFPLESVIILEMQYSGLRQVFKGTKYLPSLKILDLSRSHSLTETIDFSYCPNLEKLVLVDCTSLIYVHGSIGNLERLIYLNMKDCKNLRMLPKNICMLKSLETFIISGCSNLKELSIEMLRNMDSLKVLETDGIPISELWLERSLSILGSLPCSLVNLSLWGCNLSDDAFPMDFSNLSSLKRLNLGNNPIGSLPNCVKGLARLDALSFSKCTSLKSLLGLPKLGFLDIIDCISLEKITYQSFQLESSSFRVRNYNLVEWQYRYKLQPIGGVDVEMINLLGLCNLLESMAPIRMHKPSYISRKDDWSPVQGLYEDGKFSTFFGGNEVPGQFSHKSRGSSISFTMPLLDNHRIKGLLVCAVYASYGSDFPHNHMTGFQRYRGLMDTIIRVRNKSKGLKWYYTPSFFGIPGEGEDMIWLSHWQFKDEPLEGCDQVVVSVRTEHRFQVKELGIQFVQVEQESTTIYPVYPWVLNHPGEYLFNDEDTRDNEEEQQDDRSIAAPTGSNNCSSCLHGWKVLITAACRLTLSLSRRQKQQSKSRG is encoded by the exons ATGGCACTTGTGAGAGCAGCTCGGAAAACCTCCTCTTCTCATACTTGTCGATATTATCGTTATGACGTGTTCTTGAGTTTCAGAGGCCAAGACACTCGTAAGACTTTTACTGACCACCTCTACACGGCTCTTGACAACGCCCGATTTCACACTTTCCGAGACGACGATGAAGTCGAGAGAGGAGAAGGTATCAAGGCCGAACTGCATAAAGCCATCAAACACTCACGAACTTCTGTTATTGTGTTCTCGAAAAGCTACGCGTCGTCCAGATGGTGCCTTGACGAGCTCGTCATGATCCTTGAACGCAAGAGGCTCTCAGCTGACCATGTCGTTTTACCTGTCTTCTACGACGTGGATCCATCCGACTTGCGAAAACAGACAGGAAGTCTTGCAAAGGCATTTGCTAGACACCAAAAAACCCAACCGTCGAACAAAGTGAAGGAATGGAGGGAGGCACTTGAAGAGGTTGCAGATCTGGCAGGGAtggtcttacaaaatcaagcTGATGG ACATGAGTCAAAGTTTATCAACAAGATTGTTCAAGTGATAAGAGAAAAACTAAGGTGTAGACCCCTAAATGTTCCCCACATCATGATCGGAATGCATTCTCGAGTCAACGAACTGAATTTATGGTTACAAGATGGATCAGATGATGTTGGCATATTCGTAATTTATGGACTGAGTGGAATAGGGAAGACAACAATTGCAAAGTTTGTTTATAATACAAACTTCAGAAGATTTGAAGGAAGCAGCTTCATTGAAAACATTAGAGAAATTTCACAACAACCTAATGGCCTAgttcaaatacaaatacaacttctttctgatattttcattgggagaaaagtaaaaatacaCAGTGTTAGTGAGGGAATGACTGAGATTGAAGATGCAATAAGCTCTAAAAGGGTTTTTCTTGTTCTCGACAATGTGGATCATATTAGCCAATTAGATGCGGTGATTGGGATGAAAGATAAGTTTTATCCAGGAAGTAAAATCATCATAACAACTAGGCGTGCAGGATTGTTAAAGGCTCATCAAGTTACTAAGGTGCATGCAGTTCAATTTTTGGATAACAAAGAATCATTGGAGCTCTTAAGTTGGCATGCTTTTGGCCAAGACCATCCTATTGAAGATTACATAGAATGTTCAGAGAAGCTAGTCGATCATTGCGGAGGACTTCCATTAGCACTTCAAGTTTTAGGTTCTTCGTTGCTGGGGGAAAGTATAGGTGTATGGAAAAGTGCGTTGGAGAAATTAAAAGCAATTCCAAATGGTGAAATAGTAAATAAGCTGAGAGTAAGTTACGATTCTTTGCAAGATGACCATGACCAAAAATTATTCCTCCACATTGCTTGTTTCTTTATCGGAAAGGACAAAGATTACATTGTTAAAATACTAGATGGATGTGATTTCTATCCAATTGTTGGCATTCAAAATCTCATCGATAGATGTTTGGTGATTATTGATGAATGGGACAAGGTGCAAATGCATGACCTGATTCGTGGAATGGGAAGAGAAATTGTTCGCCTAGAATCAAATGAGCCTTGGAAGCGTAGTAGAGTATGGCATCATAAGGACTCGTTCAAAATCTTGATGGAAAAGAAG GGtacagaaaaaattgaaggtcTTGTCCTCGACATGCACATGTGCCCTACTATAAACTCAAATCAGAAAGTCTTGGAAACCAGTGCATTTTCAAGGATGTGGGAACTAAAACTACTCCATCTTAGTCATGTACAACTTAACGGATCTTATGTAGAATTTTGTACAGGGCTACGATGGTTGTGTTGGACTAAGTTTCCTTTGGATTCTATACCCGTTGATTTTCCTTTGGAAAGCGTTATTATTCTTGAAATGCAATACAGCGGTCTGAGACAAGTATTCAAGGGAACAAAA TATCTTCCGtccttgaagatccttgatctcAGCCGTTCTCATTCCCTTACAGAAACCATTGACTTCTCATATTGCCCAAATCTAGAGAAATTGGTTCTAGTAGACTGTACAAGCCTGATTTATGTCCATGGATCCATTGGAAACCTAGAGAGACTTATTTACTTGAATATGAAAGATTGCAAAAACCTTAGGATGCTTCCCAAGAACATTTGTATGCTAAAATCACTTGAAACATTTATTATATCTGGTTGCTCAAATCTGAAAGAGTTATCAATTGAGATGTTGAGGAACATGGACTCGTTAAAAGTGCTTGAGACAGATGGAATTCCGATAAGTGAATTATGGCTAGAAAGAAGTTTGAGTATCTTGGGTTCTTTACCATGCTCTTTAGTAAACTTAAGTCTTTGGGGGTGCAATCTTTCGGATGATGCCTTTCCTATGGATTTTAGTAATTTGTCCTCATTGAAGAGACTAAATCTAGGGAATAATCCAATTGGTAGCCTACCAAATTGTGTCAAAGGATTAGCAAGGCTCGATGCACTCTCTTTTAGTAAGTGTACAAGTCTCAAATCGCTTCTCGGGTTACCAAAACTAGGGTTCTTGGATATCATAGATTGCATATCATTGGagaaaataacatatcaatCCTTTCAGTTAGAGTCGTCAAGCTTTCGTGTTCGCAACTACAACCTAGTTGAGTGGCAGTACAGGTACAAGTTACAACCCATTGGTGGAGTTGATGTAGAAATGATCAACCTCTTGGGATTGTGCAACTTGTTGGAATCAATGGCACCCATTCGGATGCACAAACCATCTTATATTTCAAGAAAGGATGATTGGAGTCCCGTCCAG gGACTGTACGAAGATGGTAAATTCAGCACATTTTTTGGTGGGAATGAGGTTCCAGGCCAATTCAGCCATAAAAGTAGAGGGTCCTCAATATCTTTTACCATGCCTTTGCTTGATAATCACAGAATTAAAGGCTTGCTCGTCTGTGCTGTCTATGCGAGTTATGGCTCTGATTTTCCTCACAATCACATGACTGGTTTTCAACGTTATCGTGGGCTTATGGATACGATTATTAGAGTCAGAAATAAGAGCAAGGGTCTGAAGTGGTACTATACGCCATCATTCTTCGGCATTCCAGGTGAAGGAGAAGACATGATATGGTTAAGCCACTGGCAGTTTAAAGATGAGCCCTTGGAAGGTTGCGATCAAGTGGTTGTTTCGGTACGTACGGAACATCGCTTTCAGGTAAAGGAGTTGGGGATCCAGTTTGTGCAGGTTGAACAAGAGAGTACCACCATTTATCCTGTTTATCCATGGGTCTTGAATCACCCAGGAGAATACTTGTTCAATGATGAAGATACAAGAG ATAATGAAGAAGAGCAACAGGATGATCGCTCAATTGCAGCCCCAACAGGCAGTAATAACTGCAGCAGCTGCCTCCATGGCTGGAAGGTGCTCATCACCGCAGCTTGCAGGCTCACGCTTTCTCTCTCACGCAGACAGAAGCAACAGTCAAAAAGCCGTGGCTGA